tccttaatcatgagcagacgcggcgggatcgcgaggaGAActcgcgataaatacgcgtgagtaaaccgttacatcatttaataatgaatcagtctcacgatagttattataaaaataaagctagGAAATACTTTACGGCCAGGAACAGAGTTTGGATTCATAAACTGCcaaatatgtttgaaaagtttttataacaCACCTAAATAATTTTTAGTAAGCTACTTTACTCCCCAGTCTTAACAAGAAGTTGTGGTCTATACTATTCAGGTATTTCAGAATCATATAGATTTCTATAGGCTTTGGTTGCTGACAGtagtataaaaaacaaatcaaaccatcccacattattttcaaataaattaataactctAACATACATCTTCTGGCTATACATGTGAGTTGCTTTACCTTAGAAGAAGAATGAATTTGTATTTGTTCAATGTATCATATGACACATCTTATGGCGGTCAGCACTGATCAACTACAGCACtttctacataaaataataaagataggCACTCACTTGTTTTAAATACTCTAAAGGTACTTCAGACTCTTCAGCCCTGCCACGCTGCACCATTCTCTGCCAGACTATTTCtggagttgtttttaaatatactgtaacagaaaaaatataactaaactaCCAAGCAAGATATGTTAGAAACATTACTCATAACAAAACCACATGGGAGCATAAATGCATGCAAACAAAATGTATACCAGAACATGTTAAAGCTCAAACGACTAAGGAAGAAATATATGGAAATAATTAGAACTGCAAAAAAAGATTGTGATATCTGTACTTTTTACTGTAAGACCTACTTTGTTGGCAGATGGAACCACAGACAAAAACTATAACTGAGAGCATCATACCAATAAGGTCCAGGCTAACATCAAGGGACTTCTCAGTGTAGTCATACCAAGCTAACAGTGTTTGGTATTCTGCATCCTGAAGGAAGTTCTGCTTCTTAGCATTCTCCACAAAACAGTGCCTACTGTTTTGTACAGATCTAAAAATTAATGGATGATCGGTATTAGCTCTATTCTAACACATTGgcaaatagtaaattaaaaagaaagatatattaaataatttttatttatggttgTTGTATAGGAATATGTTCACAAACAATAGGTGTTCACTATAGATGAATTTCATTAATCTATTGTTAATTAGAGTAGATATTAATCTGGATGATCTTCATCCAGTTGCGCatcatgtatttaattatgtctTTCTTAGAGCTATGTTAATAatagtcatattttaaattcaccTTTCAAACATTTTCACAGTAATATCAGGATTGCTTGGTGGGCTGGTCTGTATTTTTAAGCGAGTGAGATGTACATAGTGCTGGAATGGAAACGTCCATTTGTTCATATCACTGTAGACCAAACCGAGTAGGTTGTGACCGCTAACATTACGCCATTCATTCAAAGGCTCCTGgaaaaaatatgtcaatatGATAAATTTACACACATTAACAATATTCATACTTGCATATATATGCTTATTTTACAAGTAACTTACCCCATGCTTTTCAACATTAGGATACTTGTCGAAGAAATTGATGCAAGTCGACTTTCCGGAGCCAATATTTCCTTCAATAGATACCCGAAAAGGCCTTTTATTTACCGTGCGGGCCGCCACAGCAAAAGACTTAATATTCGACATGTTTGAAAGATTTACGGTAACTTTTTTACACTTGATTTTGTTATGTATTCTCCTCTTAGTCCTCTTAACCCTATTCACAGCACgccatgtttataaacaaacaaattttatcGCACGATATttagttactttatttttctaactttttaagGCCGAGTTAATAGAAATACGCTGAGAAACTAAACATCTAACAACGCAACGACAATTtgtgcaattttattaaataatagcaGCCAGCAGTCACCCTTTGGCGAATGGCGCCAAAATATTATGACGTTTCGTCGGTTTCCTCTGTCAGATCTGACATTTACAATGTGGTTTAGGAATAGGTTCAGCCCTATTCCTAAACCACATTGTAAATGTCAATGTACcttaattttattcttgatataaatcattttttatcatattattgaTTAGGTTTCCATTAGAATTTCAcgagtttaatttgtttttattgtaacatttgaTGCTGTGATGAAGGTATCAAGAAATAGTTTTGAGGCCAAAAACCTTAAGACGAAATTCAGTTCAgttcaaaagtctttatttctctcatataacattaaattactaaattacgTGCCCCGCCCACAAAACCGTTTAAACGGTTTGACTGCGGGTACTAATAATACGCGGAGGTAGGGTACATTATTTTTCCACCcgtaataatgaatttaaaagattattttttagagTTAACAAATTCGCATAAATTATAGTAACTATGAAAGTAGAATCTGTTGGTATACAGTAGCTACCTAAGCAACTTTGTTCTAAAGAAACTTGTAGCGAATTAAACCACTCGATTATAGACATTATTATgatatcttaaataaataagacccTCAAATTGAAATCTGGCTGCATCGCGCCAGCCCTTACCTTTCGACACATTTAAAAAACCGTATTCCGTTGTTCGCGGGAAACCAATCATTGCAAAATATGAAGATtgacagttaattaaaaattcgtATCGTGAATGGTGTGCGGACTAATTTATAGTCTGCCAAAGAGAAATTAATTGCACACTACTCGTGAAATCTCAAATCGAAGCAGTATCTGAAGCTAACATTAATTAGTGCAATTTTGAAGCAACGCCGCCGGTTATTTCGATTTGATATTTTAAGtagaaaattgatttatttatgtggCTTCTCATAATAAAACCAAAGCCTACTTAAATCTTTAAGTAGGTGTATGCCATACCGCAAAcggttaatttaattttgtccttaagtattttgttttgatagtaGAACTATGGTAGGTAACACTAGGAAGTACAAtactcaataaaatatgaagttgAGTTGaaatagtttcttttaaatttctgTTCTTTATCAATGTGACATGAattcttatttatgtttcaCTGTACCCAACTTTGTAATGAAGTCGCTTAAAAGAAGGAATTTCATACTTGTGTCGCACGGGGTTTCAAAAACACCCAggctcaggataagcattcgttgATTCCAAAAATTCTTGTTCtgatcggggatcgaacccacgacacgacaCGCGCTGTGGGTTGGGCAAgtgttaaagatattaaaataatataaaaaaaaattgaccaggtactttgaaaaaaaatacgttgtaAAATGGTGGCAGCGTGCTATGCTGTACTTTGCTGTGCTTTGCTGCGCCGTTTCTTGTTCACAGCTAGATCATACATGAGGCGGCGGGGTGTGGGAAAAGCAAGCTGCTGTGTATTAGTAATTTTTTGAGGTTCAAAAAGTACTACTATGTCGTCTAAGATGAATAAGAGATTTGAATTTCAGAAGTAAAATTGACTGAATTCCACTGCTAGTCaaaatctacatattttaacGAATACTTCATGAACAACGTTCACTTTTCATAATTACTcaagtaattaatatataataatccAAATTCATTTAAGTATAACAGCACAAGGCTCattatttaaatggaataatGAAGGCATTGTCTGTGCCATTACTGTATACAGTAACAGGCAAGTTCCGCGCCTCTGGGCTTGACGCGAGTCTATTGTCTCTGTTTCATACTTCGTTGCACCGCGGATGAGTGTGGGGATCCGTGAACAGTTTatgaaagcttttttatttgcgtaatttattattgctagtctttttttttaattacgcaaacattgttatattatttttaatggactAAAGGAACCTTTTAGGTAGGTAAAGGTAATTAATTTgaagttaaaagttttttttcttaagtattGGAATGTTATGAATCAAGGTAAACTGTTTCGGTTATGTAAAAATGGACGCTTTTACCCACTGAAAGCTCATTAGGACTTATTCGGCAGATAGTTAAAGTATCTTTGTTTGGTTATTCCTCTTTCTGATGCAGACGGGTAATATACCTCATCTAAATGACTACAGACCCTCTAGAAATTACGAGAGCTCATTCTTTTCCATGTTTTTCGTAACAAGCGCTAAAAATAGGATCCTTTACAATACCTATCCAGTTTTTTTGGGCTGAATAGCTCCAGacatttcattataaaacacaCAATGGTTATTTGTATTGTGGATAAGTAATGTTCGGTTACAAACTTCATTGTCTGAGGTTTACCTAACACTTTATTTGATTAGGTTCATTTCTGTATTGATATTGTTTAGCTTCTAGGAAATCGGATAGTGATTTGGTTCTTATTCTATGTTGTTAGCTTCTGTTATTACCTACACTATCAGCTGATTGACGCATTTTGCAGTTTTGAAACTGCAAAacgtcgcacacagtgggtttgacgtagtggcctcaaccactcagctaagCGTGCCGATTAAGTTAAGTATGTCATGTATAAAGAACACTTGACAGATTCTACCGACAGCGGCAGCTGCTCCAATCTTACAGTTTACCTGCCTTTCTACCTAAATTTCTCAAGGGTCGAAATTAAAGgaaattgtattcttttttaaaactatatatttCTTGGTTCAACAATGAGTTGGTATCCGTCTTTGGGCCTTAATATAAAAGCCACAGGTGACAAGCGTGTGGATTGTCTGTCTGTTTTCGTTTGGTAAACACGAAGGAATTTCACCAGGAATACTTTGGCCGCAAGGACTGCAAAGCGGgatcctgaaaaaaaaaaaacaatacggCTATATAAGgtaagtttatttcaatatgaGTTTATGCGAAACCAGTTTCATGACAATAGAAAGAGATAAATTCAGACATGAAGACGTcgatcgtttaaaaaaaagtactcaTAAGTCTATGGTTAGCGAAACAGGCGGTACAGTCGAAAGCATGTGCcctttactaaaaaaaaaacaatgatcgACGTCAAAAgttgaaaattacaattttccaTGAGGgggaaaaaaattaaaacacaatttttgtatttgttcatgaataatataacaatttttaagaactttttagtGTCAATGTAAGTGgtgcttaatttaattttgtgttgtgGAAGTTTTAATATCATAGCGAGAAGTGTAGTTTCTAGAtttcttcataaaattatatacaggTAAGCTAGGTcaaattttagttattttttaattaatacttttatttgacCTAAATCTTCATCAGTCTtgcgtaaaaaataattaaacgaaaaatacaatatgactattaaaagaaatataatgtaTCTACTAATGCATAacttataaattatcaaaaaacaaatttaagccTTCTGTTCGGAtggcttaattaaaataaattacaataaactaaaacaaaatcgGTATAATCATTGACCCTAAAAGCTTTTCTGTTTCATTGCAAAGTGGACGATTTTTTGTAACACCATCTTCTgcagataaaaacaaaacaaaacaaaagcttgtTAAATATGCATTCCTTACCGATGCAATGTCTCGGTCCGTTACCGAAGGGCATGTATGTGTACGGCACGATCTCAGCCTTCCGTTCCTTTGAGAACCGCTCCGGTTCGCATACGTTCGGATCCGGCCAGTACTTTTCATCTCTGTGTATGGAATATATTGGGAGCCATACGTGAATACCTGCTGGGGCCTagaataatacaattatttatgatattgtttctatataggtacatacatcCGTATCTAGCTCACGCTAAGGAGAGTGTTTTTAGCACcaatgtattttgtaaaatcatGTCTGTTGCTATTGTCAAAGTATCTAATATTCTCACTGAAAATCTTCATAACCTCGTATGTATCCAGACACTTAATTCCCATGAGCCAGTCTTaacattttcaagtaaaaataaatacctgtaTAGTAAACCGGGGATAAAATGCCAATATTGTTTAAACGATAATTCAACCAAAATTTATGCTTCtcatttacaaaaatgttaatcaGCAGACTGAAGCAAGCCACCGAAAAATGTAAACAGACATTATCAAAGGTTTCGCTCCCTATTATGTCGTAAACGAGCTATTAACACAGAATAAAGGAATCCTCCAGGGCAATGGTGCTATTACGATGCTAAATTACCTATTATCACGCGCCAATGAAGTTATTACGTACAAAAGTATCGAACTATGTCCTTTGTTAGAGATACTGAAATTAAGTGCTCAAGATTTGCCGGCTGATAGTCTGAGAAATGAAATTAGGTCTATTTATTGGAGGTCTCCGCTTATTGTTGTCTGTGTCAGATGGCACACATTTCTTTGAGACGCGAATTGCGGTCAAAGTGGTAAAAGAAATGTCAAATATCGCCTAAAATTATCTGGTTTTAGTTCGGGATGACTATTCAGCTAAGTAGGGATTTAGCTGATTTCGTTGTTCCttaaatatactttgaaaaCTATTCGTATGATAACTATGAGGGAGAACTAAGCACGGCTCTGGccaatatagttttatttattcacgtTACGCGTGATGATAGATCCTTAAACGAAGTACTTACTATGAGTCGATCCTTGCTGCCGGGGTAAGTAGGACCGAAGTCGTACGTCGCCACTGACCGCCTGTCTGCCGAACCAACAAGTGGCCATAGTCTGAGAACCTCTGAAACAAAGGAATAAATAATCTCATCATCATACAATTAatgtaaaactataaattttgaTCAGAGAATGggtatttaaagttatttctacAATAATACAAGCAATTAAGCACCATCTGGTCCATCTGCCAATCCACGTCTTGAAAATTATATATGGCAAGGGCTAGTTTACAATTACGTATTTAACTAAGATTCATAGTCATATTAGCTATGATAACTAGTATGAGACTACGGTGCCCAGCAAAGTAGCCTATTGGGGTTTTGAACAAACatagattaagaaaaaattGAAGATGCTAAGACATGGTAAAAATCCGCACTTACCATTTACACACATATCCAAGTACTCCAGTCCCTGGACAGCTTCATACAAATCCTCGATTTCTTTTTCTGGAGGCAACTCATCCAGTTCCTCATGCAGTTTCTGTTGCACGCGAGGATTAGTCGCCATTTCGTACAAGAAATAGTAGATCAGGTTGGCGGTTGTATCGTAACCAGCGACGTAGAATAGCACTGCTTGAGCCACTAGGTCGTCGTCTGTGAATtctaaagagattttttttattaaatttagtatgAGGAACTTTTGGCACAGTAGAGTACTTTTGGTGGATGCTCcaaatattttagattaaagttcttaacaaggcctctgcatgttggaccagTATCCCGtgtattatagtattttttattatgaggcGACATGACCCATAGATACGTATAAAGTTATATAAGAATATTAATAGctaatatttgttaattctgCGCTTAACTTGACAAAATTCGAACGAAAAATACGAGAGATGGTTGCAAATTAAGTCAAAGACAAAATGAGGTTGCGAATACAACTAAACTGAAATAGTATCAGAATCAATTTGATGAattcattaaaacaacaattacagTTCAATCTCGCTGAACGAAAGCAAAAACAATGAACCAATTCCCCGTACGATTAATTTGTAAGcataatacatatttgtaaGAAACAACACAAGTAAATTACTATGCAGGAACGCTACTCTCGATTCacggaacaaatattttgcGGGGCTTTGAGAAATGGGGTAATCCCGCTACAATTGTGACGTCAGAAACACGTCATAATTAAATTTGGCGTGCGTCTCGTCAATCAAAGTCAGCTGGCGTTGTGCGTGTGTTTTACGAACACCGAACGGTAGGGTAAGTTGTTTCAtggttattttgtttacaaatcttt
This is a stretch of genomic DNA from Trichoplusia ni isolate ovarian cell line Hi5 chromosome 6, tn1, whole genome shotgun sequence. It encodes these proteins:
- the LOC113494794 gene encoding deoxynucleoside kinase-like, which gives rise to MSNIKSFAVAARTVNKRPFRVSIEGNIGSGKSTCINFFDKYPNVEKHGEPLNEWRNVSGHNLLGLVYSDMNKWTFPFQHYVHLTRLKIQTSPPSNPDITVKMFERSVQNSRHCFVENAKKQNFLQDAEYQTLLAWYDYTEKSLDVSLDLIVYLKTTPEIVWQRMVQRGRAEESEVPLEYLKQVHEAYEIWLSSPDVGCEVLTIDADKGLDSVKEDLERYSYKILGGNHTN